Proteins from a single region of Vanessa tameamea isolate UH-Manoa-2023 chromosome 23, ilVanTame1 primary haplotype, whole genome shotgun sequence:
- the LOC113397789 gene encoding uncharacterized protein LOC113397789, with amino-acid sequence MAATDGQVVVAASRWSDEGHYLREFVVKNRLPNVCKIIKGQYGGLGVPTLPSPGLQSTAVLVSAGKRKKIIAQAIKLKEGRRMVSVGPRIAIPETYKGYFELLSEEGRAVRCIEHVSELARRKLDDGCLVREPVRVICAKIDLDGNLTADGARNLPAGEVIMPRGETFLGKNKYLKCTDSKGDTILLSLDQRGKFSAVAKEENISGVHTAKTLLTKRLPITVRLVHGTPPRGLKSTSHFVPELRLLSLFEEDHVFALPLQKEGNALVALPLAAPLKMLRCKNEEHIKNFMEFSRLLEKCNRLLVDVVDRIQVLDGKLGDPKRLLNATPHAPPIIKTGYFLRRSASSDSANQHKYMNRHSHIYSSHRDDHSIPDEYDEIDQIYDYVRGFAPLPKNIKASYCNELTRHESAPSSPAATPIHMPLITEIKPEPPPIETIPTKKPLNQKAEKRTRKSINITKETPITIYKEKCSIAPAPNLPKLYIKNSVSNNKGRVLLSQKSHSPTKEAPSPGTSPIRPLAKGDSPIFNIRYKSLSNIHQAMELDGTLDSSHSGGRTSGDSGNGPKLPEKRSRRLSRPKSLTNLVWELKGCPVETNEKSKSRVKNEGYKKIGNKLSLGTQKRVPTLYL; translated from the coding sequence ATGGCAGCCACAGACGGCCAAGTCGTGGTCGCAGCATCCCGCTGGTCAGACGAAGGCCACTACCTCAGAGAGTTCGTTGTGAAGAACCGACTCCCAAATGTTTGTAAAATCATTAAAGGCCAGTATGGTGGCCTTGGAGTACCAACGCTACCGAGTCCTGGCTTACAGAGTACAGCCGTACTGGTATCGGCAgggaaaagaaagaaaattatcGCCCAAGCCATAAAGTTAAAGGAGGGAAGACGAATGGTCAGCGTTGGGCCCAGAATTGCCATCCCCGAAACTTATAAAGGTTATTTCGAATTATTAAGTGAAGAAGGTAGAGCCGTCCGATGTATAGAACATGTATCAGAGCTAGCAAGAAGAAAACTTGACGATGGGTGTTTAGTTAGGGAGCCTGTTAGGGTAATATGCGCAAAAATTGATTTAGATGGAAACCTCACGGCTGATGGAGCAAGAAACCTACCAGCTGGTGAAGTCATAATGCCCAGAGGAGAAACGTTtttaggtaaaaataaatatttaaagtgtactGATTCTAAGGGAGATACTATTTTGCTAAGCTTAGATCAAAGGGGAAAGTTCTCAGCTGTTGctaaagaagaaaatataagTGGAGTTCACACTGCGAAAACATTACTAACGAAACGATTGCCTATTACTGTTAGACTCGTACATGGAACTCCGCCTAGAGGCTTAAAAAGTACGAGCCATTTTGTTCCGGAGCTAAGGCTGTTATCGTTGTTCGAAGAAGATCATGTTTTTGCTTTACCATTACAAAAAGAAGGGAACGCGCTGGTTGCATTGCCACTTGCAGCTCCATTGAAAATGCTAAGATGTAAAAATGAAGAACATATCAAGAACTTTATGGAATTCTCCAGACTTCTTGAAAAATGTAATAGGTTGCTCGTAGACGTAGTAGATCGAATACAGGTACTAGATGGTAAACTTGGCGATCCTAAACGATTACTGAACGCGACTCCCCATGCTCCACCTATAATAAAAACAGGATATTTTTTAAGAAGGAGTGCATCATCGGACTCAGCGAATCAACACAAATACATGAATCGTCACAGTCACATTTATAGCAGTCACAGAGATGATCACAGTATCCCAGATGAGTATGACGAAATAGATCAAATTTATGACTACGTTAGAGGATTTGCTCCTCTACCTAAAAACATTAAAGCTTCATATTGCAATGAACTAACAAGACATGAATCTGCACCATCGTCACCCGCAGCTACGCCGATACATATGCCCTTAATAACTGAAATCAAACCTGAGCCTCCTCCGATAGAGACGATACCGACTAAGAAACCTTTGAACCAAAAAGCCGAAAAGAGAACACGCAAATCGATCAATATAACAAAAGAAACTCCAATAACAATATACAAAGAGAAATGTTCAATTGCACCAGCGCCTAATTTGCCGAagctttacattaaaaacagtgtaagtaataataaaggTAGGGTGTTACTGAGTCAAAAGAGTCATTCGCCAACTAAAGAGGCACCTAGTCCTGGAACTAGTCCTATCCGCCCTTTAGCTAAGGGAGATTCCCCTATCTTTAATATACGTTACAAAAGTCTATCCAATATCCACCAGGCCATGGAATTAGATGGTACGTTAGATTCGAGTCATTCGGGTGGCAGAACGTCAGGGGATTCTGGCAACGGTCCAAAGTTACCGGAGAAAAGATCAAGAAGATTAAGCAGACCTAAATCTTTGACGAATTTAGTTTGGGAGTTGAAAGGGTGTCCTGTTGAAACAAATGAAAAGTCTAAATCTAGAGTTAAAAACGAAGGCTACAAGAAGATTGGAAACAAATTATCTTTGGGAACGCAAAAACGAGTGCCTACGCTGTATCTTTAG